Proteins co-encoded in one Methylobacterium sp. WL1 genomic window:
- a CDS encoding mechanosensitive ion channel domain-containing protein, producing the protein MNAENGRKLVLSLVFVAVVVGGGIGLRALVGLVLTRADHSTLQTKFWTRQGISLVAAVLLVLGLLSIWFNDPARLATAFGLMSAGLAFALQQVVTSLAGYFVILRGSTFTVGDRITMGGVRGDVLRLGFIQTTIMEMGQPPSVQGASPAMWVRSRQFTGRIVTVSNAQIFSEPVFNYTRDFPFIWEEMAIPITYEADRLRVEAIMLAAAHRHALDAAGMAAEAKANLHERFGVDPADLEPRVFFRITDNWLELTVRFILGTHQIRGAKDAMSREILAGLDDAGIGIASATYDIVGMPPITLAGRERGGRPDASATTKVGE; encoded by the coding sequence GTGAACGCCGAGAACGGACGCAAGCTGGTTCTTTCCCTCGTGTTCGTCGCCGTGGTCGTGGGAGGCGGCATAGGCCTGCGCGCGCTGGTCGGGTTGGTCTTGACCCGCGCCGACCATTCCACGCTCCAGACCAAGTTCTGGACACGTCAGGGTATAAGCCTGGTCGCGGCGGTGCTGCTCGTCCTCGGCCTGCTGTCAATCTGGTTCAACGATCCCGCGAGGCTCGCCACCGCCTTCGGGTTGATGTCGGCCGGCCTCGCCTTCGCCCTGCAGCAGGTCGTCACCTCGCTCGCCGGCTACTTCGTGATCCTGCGCGGCTCGACCTTCACGGTGGGCGATCGCATCACCATGGGGGGGGTGCGCGGCGACGTGCTCCGGCTAGGCTTCATCCAGACCACCATCATGGAGATGGGCCAGCCTCCGTCCGTCCAGGGTGCGTCGCCCGCAATGTGGGTCCGGAGCCGCCAGTTCACCGGTCGCATCGTCACGGTGAGCAACGCGCAGATCTTCTCCGAGCCGGTGTTCAACTACACCCGCGACTTTCCGTTCATTTGGGAGGAAATGGCCATTCCGATTACCTACGAGGCGGACCGGCTGAGGGTTGAGGCGATCATGCTCGCCGCCGCGCATCGGCACGCCCTCGATGCCGCGGGGATGGCCGCGGAGGCCAAGGCCAATTTGCATGAACGCTTCGGGGTCGACCCGGCCGATCTCGAACCGCGTGTGTTCTTCCGCATCACCGACAACTGGCTGGAGCTCACGGTCCGCTTCATCCTCGGCACACACCAGATCCGCGGTGCCAAGGATGCGATGAGCCGCGAGATCCTGGCCGGGCTGGACGACGCCGGGATCGGCATCGCCTCGGCGACCTACGACATCGTTGGGATGCCTCCCATCACGCTCGCCGGGCGGGAACGCGGGGGTCGCCCTGATGCCAGCGCAACAACGAAGGTCGGCGAGTGA
- a CDS encoding response regulator has protein sequence MTQSNASEAPFALVVDDDPLILMETTCILEDAGFRVLEAMNAAQAMRVLAQHHEKVVLMFTDVQMPGDENGFALARHTAEHWPHVAIVVASGERCPAAGDLPEGATFIEKPFSARIARQFVREVMPVDRQPMPLKSLRP, from the coding sequence GTGACCCAATCGAATGCCAGCGAAGCGCCCTTCGCCCTCGTCGTCGACGACGACCCCCTGATCCTTATGGAGACCACCTGCATCCTGGAGGATGCGGGGTTCAGGGTCCTTGAGGCCATGAACGCCGCGCAGGCCATGCGGGTACTGGCTCAGCACCACGAGAAGGTGGTGTTGATGTTCACCGATGTTCAGATGCCGGGTGATGAGAACGGGTTCGCCCTGGCTCGTCATACGGCGGAGCACTGGCCGCACGTGGCTATCGTCGTCGCGTCCGGCGAGCGTTGCCCCGCTGCGGGCGACCTTCCGGAAGGTGCGACGTTCATCGAGAAACCCTTCAGTGCGCGGATCGCAAGACAATTCGTGCGCGAGGTGATGCCGGTCGATCGCCAGCCCATGCCCCTGAAGTCCCTACGGCCGTAG